In Geopsychrobacter electrodiphilus DSM 16401, a single window of DNA contains:
- a CDS encoding helix-turn-helix domain-containing protein produces the protein MDPFTNNFRLDQTAGKIEIPLTIRTLEEFICEPVTLGDHLRRRRIELGLYQKDVAARLGVTAPTVWNWENRGSVDLRFIPRVIAFLGYSPISQPDDLLGKLTWYKQVNGLTLEQLGVEMGRDPEQLADWLSGRHSPCRRNREGIEKFLTDSHVY, from the coding sequence GTGGACCCCTTTACCAACAATTTCAGGCTTGATCAAACAGCCGGAAAAATTGAAATTCCATTGACAATCCGGACACTTGAAGAATTTATCTGCGAACCAGTCACCCTCGGAGACCACTTGCGACGACGCAGAATTGAACTTGGACTGTACCAAAAAGATGTTGCCGCCAGGCTCGGAGTTACAGCCCCGACAGTCTGGAACTGGGAGAACAGAGGATCGGTTGATCTTCGATTCATTCCCAGGGTTATTGCGTTCCTTGGCTATAGTCCTATCTCCCAACCAGATGATCTGCTGGGAAAACTAACTTGGTACAAACAGGTTAACGGCCTGACCCTGGAACAACTCGGTGTCGAAATGGGACGAGATCCGGAGCAGTTGGCTGATTGGCTAAGCGGAAGACATAGCCCCTGCCGGAGAAATCGAGAAGGCATAGAAAAGTTTTTAACCGATAGTCATGTCTATTAA
- a CDS encoding XRE family transcriptional regulator: protein MAAEVKQIRAYREQASLSQEELGTLLGVTRQTISAWEKGDRAPSLEQFSKLARALNIPMDLLLEKTEDPGTSLLFRADNPESLGPELRALLARKSQDYASVEKMTGELSALPPSHNLEGYDPLLSEAMGREIRDWLGVEQAPLGDVLSLLEEKGIKVILHSLPSEVSGLSAYTEELGGVIFVNAEHPTERKYFTALHELGHLIFHRREYGKPQSGKDREKESTANHFAGAILMPRNVIEKELRGYRKQWIPEPLLQDLKLRYQISMRTILIRAHQVGMILPSQKRLQYDALDKKYGTTKEDPVLPPPKTLRRLEKLVYQALLKEEVTTSRAAEILNKPLVEIHRELNNWLEEGDES, encoded by the coding sequence ATGGCCGCTGAAGTTAAGCAAATCCGGGCTTACCGGGAACAGGCCAGCCTGTCTCAAGAAGAATTGGGGACCTTGCTTGGCGTCACTAGACAAACGATTTCTGCCTGGGAAAAAGGAGATCGCGCTCCCTCGCTGGAACAGTTTTCGAAGCTTGCTCGCGCACTAAACATCCCCATGGATCTCCTTTTGGAAAAAACAGAGGACCCCGGAACTTCACTTTTGTTTCGTGCTGACAACCCGGAAAGCCTTGGCCCAGAACTGCGGGCGCTGCTTGCGCGTAAATCTCAAGATTATGCTTCCGTAGAAAAAATGACCGGGGAGCTGTCCGCCCTGCCTCCTTCTCACAACCTCGAAGGCTACGACCCATTATTGTCCGAAGCGATGGGTCGAGAAATCAGAGATTGGTTAGGAGTAGAGCAAGCTCCTTTGGGGGATGTTCTGTCTCTTCTTGAGGAGAAGGGAATCAAGGTTATTTTGCATTCTCTCCCAAGTGAAGTATCTGGCCTTTCGGCATACACAGAGGAACTTGGTGGTGTTATCTTTGTCAATGCAGAACACCCGACTGAACGGAAGTATTTCACCGCACTGCACGAGCTCGGTCACTTGATCTTCCATCGGCGTGAATACGGAAAACCCCAGTCTGGTAAAGACAGGGAAAAGGAAAGCACTGCCAACCATTTCGCCGGTGCGATCCTGATGCCGCGTAATGTAATCGAGAAGGAACTGCGCGGCTATAGAAAACAGTGGATACCAGAGCCCCTTCTGCAGGACTTGAAGCTTCGTTATCAGATCAGTATGAGAACGATCCTGATCAGAGCCCACCAGGTTGGGATGATTCTTCCTTCGCAAAAACGCCTGCAGTACGATGCTCTCGACAAAAAGTATGGGACCACAAAGGAGGACCCAGTTCTTCCACCACCTAAGACGCTTCGCAGACTAGAAAAACTGGTTTACCAAGCTTTGCTCAAGGAAGAAGTCACCACTTCCCGGGCGGCGGAGATTCTCAATAAGCCCCTGGTCGAGATACACAGAGAATTGAACAATTGGCTCGAAGAGGGGGATGAGTCTTGA
- a CDS encoding DEAD/DEAH box helicase family protein, whose protein sequence is MSFLTEDILKGTDWRAMERAVARAMWHCGWRDVAIVGRSGDMGADIVGVRDANGQPRSWVVQVKSVLGGGYVGRKGLEEVMQAQSTYEAHIAALATNGDFTPIVHTRQAELVRAGFEVKLWNGIFLKGLLSKWPEKHYYNRPLRPYQNDIADRAARIFEEGGRKVQYVVATGLGKTVIAGEIASRLWDRDCRKILVLCHAQDLALQLEQGFWPQLSKSVPTCYFFDGMPPLVYEGVNFGLYQSLVGYLNGIEPGTFDLVIVDEAHHALSHGFRKCIEHLAPRFLVGMTATPWRGDGQSIDELFGEPVARVSLVDGMAMGFLSQVDYRLYCDNIDWAAIPKLSRERHGVRDLNKRLFLPQRDDAVISEITKVASELQNPHIVIFSPSIEHAERFAAMLSARGLQCESLSIRDKVERRKRLLAFSSGKLVAVTAVDVMNEGIDVPDVNMLVFLRATHSRRIFVQQLGRGLRLSPNKEKVVVLDFVSDIRRMAEVAELDREARAKGKTPESLFLRDGVVNFSDPAGQRFIEAWLSDVANLSDIGDSEKLKFPEDF, encoded by the coding sequence TTGAGTTTCCTGACAGAGGACATTCTTAAGGGCACCGATTGGCGTGCCATGGAGCGGGCCGTGGCTAGGGCCATGTGGCATTGCGGCTGGCGAGATGTTGCGATTGTCGGTCGCAGTGGTGACATGGGCGCTGACATTGTCGGAGTGCGCGATGCTAACGGTCAGCCTCGATCTTGGGTTGTTCAAGTGAAGTCAGTGCTCGGCGGTGGCTATGTCGGGCGTAAAGGTCTAGAGGAGGTCATGCAAGCCCAGTCGACCTACGAAGCTCATATCGCGGCCCTCGCTACCAACGGCGACTTTACTCCAATTGTTCATACGAGGCAGGCGGAGCTTGTCCGGGCGGGATTTGAAGTTAAGCTGTGGAACGGGATATTCCTAAAGGGGCTGCTTAGTAAATGGCCTGAGAAACACTACTACAACCGGCCCCTGCGTCCCTATCAGAACGATATTGCTGATCGGGCAGCCCGCATCTTTGAGGAGGGCGGTCGCAAGGTTCAATATGTCGTCGCCACTGGTCTAGGAAAGACCGTCATTGCGGGTGAAATCGCATCGAGGCTTTGGGACCGGGATTGCCGCAAAATTCTCGTTCTTTGTCATGCCCAAGACCTTGCCCTTCAATTGGAGCAGGGTTTCTGGCCACAGCTGAGCAAGTCGGTGCCGACCTGCTATTTCTTTGATGGCATGCCGCCATTGGTGTACGAAGGGGTAAATTTTGGCCTCTACCAGAGCCTTGTTGGTTATCTTAACGGGATTGAACCAGGCACATTCGACCTCGTGATCGTCGACGAGGCTCATCACGCCCTGTCACACGGCTTCAGAAAATGTATTGAACACCTCGCGCCAAGGTTCCTCGTAGGGATGACAGCGACGCCTTGGCGGGGCGACGGTCAATCCATAGACGAGTTGTTCGGCGAGCCAGTCGCGCGAGTCTCTCTCGTGGACGGTATGGCCATGGGATTCCTTTCACAGGTTGACTACCGCCTCTACTGCGACAATATCGACTGGGCTGCAATCCCGAAATTATCCCGTGAGCGGCACGGTGTTAGAGACCTCAATAAACGCCTTTTCCTTCCGCAGCGCGACGATGCGGTCATCTCCGAGATAACGAAGGTGGCGTCCGAACTTCAAAATCCGCACATTGTGATTTTTTCGCCGTCAATCGAGCATGCCGAGCGATTTGCCGCCATGCTATCCGCTAGAGGGTTGCAGTGCGAATCCCTGTCGATAAGGGACAAGGTCGAGAGACGGAAGCGCCTGCTTGCCTTCTCAAGTGGTAAATTGGTCGCCGTGACTGCGGTCGATGTTATGAATGAGGGCATCGATGTCCCCGATGTCAACATGCTGGTGTTCCTGCGTGCGACCCACTCTAGGAGGATCTTCGTGCAGCAACTTGGTAGGGGGCTTCGGCTTTCTCCAAACAAGGAGAAGGTGGTGGTGCTCGATTTTGTCTCCGATATCCGACGGATGGCCGAGGTCGCCGAGCTTGATAGAGAAGCCAGGGCAAAGGGCAAAACACCAGAAAGTCTTTTTCTACGAGACGGAGTGGTCAACTTTTCAGACCCTGCTGGACAAAGGTTCATAGAGGCGTGGCTTTCAGACGTAGCGAACTTGAGTGACATTGGAGATAGTGAAAAATTAAAGTTCCCGGAGGATTTCTAA
- a CDS encoding ATP-binding protein, translating to MLEKALERVPETVDITPSPRILRILGEIPFESWQCLAELVDNSIDAFAEAARAGKEVSEKKITVTWSSEAVAAAARTIEIVDTGLGMELTQLQNAARAGYSSNDPVHNLGLFGMGFNISTARLGENTRLLSATPESTEWTGIEIDFMELINSKNYTAKVITEQKVDPSEHGTKVIVSRLKGETYTRLRDQETIVRRQLENVYSTLLGEIDVEIYLQGKRLTPKQHCIWGSSRCVTHSGRQVNAVLSIDRDLGNALFDVNRNAYLSWDEQERFHDDFSDCPPPSHLIERPKRLRGWIGIQRYADTNDFGIDFIRNGRKIFISNKDLFSWDNPLTGTSKLEYPVELGSTVGGRIVGEVHVDYLLPTYQKNDFDRTDPSWRETIEALRGVGPMLPRDRKAMGYDDPNTSPIGQLANAYRRMDPGTKCLYVNKSTSRTLLDGFRRSDPDYVTDDKWWTAAQEADKEVATRGAGTAGEVDTGVAPSDNLDNYGPVETVHAVPTPAPILPAKPASAKPVPVTSTLDSLMLKSKLLTSWTGPYAYAATPPLQVKVWELSSGQILREDTAVPYMFFQDGIECDFVFNPRDILLNQYPIEPRQILCLYLAERFKARDKIADIGKVYSALVQSKLQDLRVDRTSLQEKADGIFDRLRERLMEKLTDRKQEVLDCVHESNGETEETVMSLLSLSNGPLTIKFQSREEEGFDALGFVPSKTILRLVDRFAEALFDGKVLAAPYLSLSLSDPQATERARAESKDRVLSFLKDALWILSQTGAGAAARSKDEMSRCAHSINFLSHEIVD from the coding sequence GTGTTAGAGAAAGCTTTAGAGAGAGTACCAGAGACGGTTGATATCACACCGAGCCCCCGGATTTTGAGAATCTTGGGCGAAATTCCCTTTGAATCCTGGCAGTGCTTAGCCGAGCTTGTCGATAACTCGATAGACGCCTTTGCCGAGGCGGCCCGAGCTGGCAAAGAGGTGTCGGAGAAGAAAATTACTGTTACTTGGTCTAGCGAGGCTGTCGCGGCTGCGGCACGTACAATTGAGATAGTCGACACCGGTCTTGGCATGGAACTCACACAGCTGCAGAATGCTGCACGGGCGGGCTATTCCAGCAATGATCCTGTTCATAACCTCGGTCTGTTCGGGATGGGCTTCAATATATCAACTGCGCGTCTCGGTGAGAACACACGACTGCTCTCGGCCACGCCAGAAAGCACAGAATGGACTGGTATTGAAATTGACTTCATGGAACTTATCAACTCGAAGAACTATACTGCGAAGGTAATCACCGAACAGAAGGTGGATCCGAGCGAGCACGGAACCAAGGTCATTGTTTCCAGGCTGAAGGGCGAAACCTACACCCGACTTAGAGATCAGGAAACTATCGTACGTAGGCAGCTTGAGAATGTCTACTCGACTTTGCTAGGTGAGATTGACGTTGAGATATACCTGCAGGGGAAGAGACTCACCCCCAAGCAGCACTGTATTTGGGGGAGTAGCCGATGTGTCACACACTCAGGACGTCAGGTTAATGCGGTTCTCTCTATTGACAGGGACCTTGGCAACGCCCTTTTCGACGTTAACAGGAACGCTTATCTTTCTTGGGACGAGCAAGAACGTTTCCACGACGACTTTTCCGATTGCCCTCCCCCCAGTCACCTAATCGAGCGACCGAAACGTCTTAGAGGGTGGATAGGCATTCAGCGCTACGCCGACACTAACGACTTCGGTATCGACTTTATCCGGAATGGCCGAAAGATTTTTATAAGCAACAAGGACCTGTTCTCTTGGGATAATCCGCTGACCGGCACGTCGAAACTAGAGTATCCTGTGGAGCTCGGCAGCACGGTCGGCGGACGCATTGTCGGCGAGGTCCACGTCGACTACCTGCTTCCAACATATCAAAAGAATGACTTCGACCGGACCGATCCATCGTGGCGCGAGACCATCGAAGCCCTGCGCGGTGTTGGGCCCATGCTACCGAGAGACCGCAAGGCAATGGGGTATGACGATCCAAATACGTCACCGATCGGACAGTTGGCGAACGCCTATCGTCGAATGGATCCTGGCACCAAATGTCTCTATGTCAACAAGAGTACCTCCCGGACGCTGTTGGATGGTTTTAGGCGTAGCGACCCCGATTACGTTACGGACGACAAGTGGTGGACGGCTGCCCAGGAGGCCGACAAGGAAGTGGCTACCAGGGGTGCCGGCACTGCGGGAGAGGTTGATACTGGTGTTGCCCCATCTGACAATCTAGATAACTATGGCCCGGTGGAAACCGTGCATGCCGTACCCACACCAGCACCTATTCTCCCCGCAAAGCCAGCGTCCGCAAAGCCAGTACCGGTGACCTCTACTCTCGACTCGCTAATGTTAAAGTCGAAGCTATTGACCTCATGGACCGGACCGTATGCCTACGCAGCTACGCCACCTCTCCAGGTCAAGGTCTGGGAACTCTCATCCGGTCAGATACTACGCGAAGATACCGCCGTACCTTATATGTTCTTTCAGGACGGTATTGAGTGCGACTTCGTATTCAACCCACGAGACATCCTCCTAAACCAGTATCCTATCGAGCCTCGTCAGATACTCTGTCTTTACCTCGCCGAACGCTTCAAAGCTAGGGACAAAATAGCTGACATTGGGAAGGTATACTCGGCACTCGTTCAGAGTAAACTTCAAGATCTTCGGGTCGATAGAACGTCACTTCAAGAGAAGGCTGATGGCATCTTTGACCGGCTACGCGAACGGTTGATGGAAAAACTAACCGACCGAAAGCAGGAGGTTCTTGATTGTGTGCACGAGTCCAATGGCGAAACCGAGGAAACGGTAATGTCTCTGCTTTCGCTATCCAATGGCCCGCTTACAATTAAGTTCCAGTCTAGGGAGGAAGAGGGTTTCGACGCACTCGGATTTGTCCCATCCAAGACTATTCTGCGACTTGTTGACCGCTTCGCCGAGGCTTTGTTCGACGGGAAGGTGTTAGCGGCTCCTTATTTGTCTCTCTCGCTCAGCGATCCGCAGGCAACCGAGAGAGCACGGGCTGAATCAAAGGACAGAGTACTCTCCTTCCTTAAGGACGCCCTCTGGATTCTCTCGCAAACAGGTGCGGGCGCCGCAGCACGCAGTAAGGACGAGATGTCCCGCTGTGCTCACAGTATCAACTTTCTCTCCCATGAGATAGTCGATTGA
- a CDS encoding DNA cytosine methyltransferase encodes MSSFETANVYDNSSHTYELRQSTCKDEVQSKHRVLSFFAGCGGLDLGFIGGVRFKDEVLPEQPFHIVSAYDFEPRAVDTYRMNIGHHAEVKDLSEAEPEHLPEADVLIGGFPCQDFSISGPRVGLDSERGNLYMAMVNYMRYHRPKVVVAENVPHLAKIDGGSVMKTILFDLESAGYRFEMWPLFAPDYGVPQNRSRLFLIGVRDDIVGHPVMPVPTHKEKHRSIDWAIEDLERIDDETVPNQSQYFKAAVAKDRGRRRSQGDETCMPGVPSYTIRANSRSRIQFHYKLPRRLTVRECARLQTFPDGFVFPFSTTANMKQIGNAVPPLLANHVAKSIADFMENLL; translated from the coding sequence ATGAGTTCATTTGAAACTGCAAATGTTTATGATAATTCTTCGCACACATACGAGTTGCGTCAGTCAACATGTAAAGATGAGGTCCAGAGCAAGCATAGAGTACTATCTTTCTTTGCAGGCTGCGGCGGTCTTGACTTGGGGTTTATCGGAGGCGTGCGTTTCAAAGACGAGGTGCTGCCGGAGCAACCGTTCCATATTGTATCTGCTTACGACTTTGAGCCTCGGGCTGTCGATACGTACAGGATGAATATAGGCCATCATGCCGAAGTAAAAGATTTGTCGGAAGCTGAACCGGAACACCTCCCTGAAGCGGATGTCCTGATAGGCGGATTCCCATGCCAGGATTTTTCGATAAGTGGGCCTCGGGTTGGTCTTGATTCTGAACGCGGCAACCTTTACATGGCAATGGTCAACTATATGCGTTATCACAGGCCAAAAGTTGTGGTGGCAGAAAACGTACCGCATTTAGCTAAAATTGATGGTGGATCAGTTATGAAGACCATATTATTCGACCTGGAATCAGCTGGATACCGCTTCGAGATGTGGCCCCTCTTCGCGCCGGATTATGGAGTTCCACAAAACAGAAGCCGTTTGTTCCTTATTGGGGTAAGAGACGACATAGTGGGACATCCTGTCATGCCGGTGCCAACGCACAAGGAGAAACACAGAAGTATCGACTGGGCAATCGAGGACCTGGAACGTATTGATGATGAAACAGTGCCAAACCAGAGCCAGTACTTCAAAGCCGCCGTGGCAAAAGATAGAGGCCGCAGACGCAGTCAGGGCGACGAGACATGTATGCCCGGGGTGCCATCATACACGATCAGGGCTAATTCACGCTCTCGTATCCAGTTTCACTACAAATTGCCGAGAAGACTAACCGTCCGTGAGTGCGCCAGACTGCAAACATTTCCCGATGGTTTCGTCTTCCCGTTCTCGACAACGGCGAACATGAAACAAATAGGAAACGCAGTCCCGCCGTTGCTCGCAAATCATGTCGCAAAGTCGATAGCTGACTTTATGGAAAACTTACTTTAG
- a CDS encoding very short patch repair endonuclease translates to MRTASVRELRCMDNLTPEQRSVQMAKVRSKDTKPEMLVRRLVHSMGYRYRLHRADLPGKPDLVFMRRRKVIFVHGCFWHGHECSLGRIPKSKIEFWTTKIATNRQRDGRQIEELSSEGWCSLVIWECQLKDMLRVEKSIKSFLG, encoded by the coding sequence ATGCGAACTGCATCCGTTCGAGAATTAAGGTGTATGGACAATCTGACCCCCGAGCAGCGCAGCGTACAGATGGCGAAGGTTCGATCAAAAGACACGAAGCCTGAGATGCTGGTGAGGCGACTCGTGCACAGTATGGGATACCGGTACCGATTACATCGAGCTGACTTGCCAGGCAAGCCCGACCTCGTATTCATGCGGAGGAGGAAGGTAATCTTCGTCCATGGTTGTTTCTGGCATGGGCATGAATGCTCTCTTGGCCGAATTCCGAAGTCGAAAATCGAGTTCTGGACGACAAAAATTGCAACCAACCGGCAGAGGGATGGGCGGCAGATCGAGGAACTAAGTTCGGAAGGATGGTGCTCTCTAGTGATCTGGGAGTGCCAATTAAAGGACATGCTGAGGGTTGAAAAAAGCATCAAATCATTTCTGGGGTGA
- a CDS encoding lytic transglycosylase domain-containing protein, which yields MAKLFLVLYFTLLPAYTNAFCFQEAGQRYGVSPDLLQAIAKTESNLNPSATNYNSNGTVDIGLMQINSIWTAQLGPTWDYLFDPCTNVMAGAWILNQCIRDYGSTWQAVGCYHSRTPTRRDAYAARIAHILKTEGRP from the coding sequence ATGGCAAAACTGTTTCTTGTTCTCTATTTTACGTTGCTCCCCGCATACACCAACGCCTTCTGCTTTCAGGAGGCAGGACAGCGTTATGGGGTATCGCCTGACCTGCTACAAGCCATAGCCAAAACTGAAAGCAACCTCAACCCGTCCGCAACGAACTACAACAGCAACGGCACAGTCGATATCGGACTGATGCAGATCAATTCAATCTGGACGGCTCAGCTTGGGCCGACCTGGGACTACCTGTTCGATCCATGCACAAACGTCATGGCAGGAGCATGGATTCTGAACCAGTGCATCAGGGACTACGGTTCCACCTGGCAAGCGGTCGGCTGCTACCACAGTCGGACGCCGACCAGACGAGACGCCTACGCCGCTAGGATCGCACATATTCTCAAGACAGAGGGTCGACCGTGA
- a CDS encoding type IV secretory system conjugative DNA transfer family protein, with translation MFWNRKKTPEPSTLIGTGVCLDNPAKIIPIKLSDSHRKRHTFVFGTTGVGKTRLAELMIEQDIRSGKNIVFLDPKGDQQIFTKIFDVARQCGREEEMQLVTPIYPEYSAVIDPLAYYFMPDELVGHLVAGIKDGKEPFYRNVAKEVASAVIAGNILLARAEGRPPLQNIDSVRQAIRRSAMEEMQQALDRISDPEAQSVAGMIQDILESPQGYYEKVSSTLRTSLNELSSGNIGQIIGKAESNQFIERMEQGKGVILVVHTGSMITREAGETLGRVVLSMIQSFVGRVYLSGRQKIDRGLSIYIDEAQSLFYKGVEDLFAKSGSAGVMVQAFAQSVNQLYSALGENEAKSILDNTNTKIFMRCTDAETSDYVVQHFGTKKVLSTIYNPAQITTREVEEDVLRVQDILSLQPQDFYMMTYAGRHRGRTSIVKDSKLTIQFPDAPAIVKADREQGERHAV, from the coding sequence GTGTTCTGGAATCGAAAAAAAACGCCTGAACCAAGCACCCTGATCGGTACCGGGGTCTGTCTGGACAATCCCGCAAAGATTATCCCTATCAAACTGTCCGACAGCCATCGCAAACGCCATACCTTCGTCTTCGGCACAACAGGCGTCGGCAAAACCCGCCTGGCCGAACTGATGATCGAACAGGACATCCGGTCCGGGAAGAACATTGTCTTTCTCGATCCGAAGGGAGACCAGCAAATTTTCACCAAGATCTTCGATGTCGCCCGGCAATGCGGAAGAGAAGAGGAGATGCAACTGGTCACACCGATTTATCCAGAATACTCAGCAGTCATCGATCCGCTGGCCTACTACTTCATGCCGGATGAGCTGGTCGGACACCTGGTGGCCGGAATCAAGGACGGCAAGGAACCTTTTTACCGCAACGTCGCTAAGGAAGTGGCTTCGGCTGTCATCGCCGGGAACATCCTGCTGGCCCGCGCTGAAGGTCGCCCTCCCCTCCAGAATATCGACTCTGTACGTCAGGCCATCCGCCGCTCCGCCATGGAAGAGATGCAGCAGGCCCTCGACCGGATCTCGGACCCCGAAGCGCAGTCTGTCGCCGGAATGATTCAGGACATTCTTGAATCGCCGCAGGGTTATTACGAAAAGGTCAGTTCGACCCTCCGCACCTCCCTGAACGAACTCTCCAGCGGCAATATCGGCCAGATCATCGGCAAAGCAGAGTCCAATCAGTTCATCGAACGCATGGAACAGGGCAAGGGCGTCATCCTGGTCGTCCATACCGGGTCGATGATAACCCGTGAAGCCGGGGAAACGCTGGGCCGGGTCGTTCTCTCCATGATCCAGTCTTTCGTTGGCCGGGTCTACCTCTCCGGGCGGCAGAAGATCGACCGTGGACTGTCTATCTACATCGATGAGGCGCAGTCCCTTTTCTACAAGGGCGTTGAAGATCTGTTCGCCAAGTCAGGGTCGGCCGGAGTCATGGTTCAGGCATTCGCCCAGTCGGTCAACCAACTCTATTCTGCCTTGGGTGAGAACGAGGCAAAGTCCATTCTGGACAACACCAATACCAAAATCTTCATGCGCTGCACTGATGCCGAAACATCTGATTACGTCGTGCAGCACTTCGGAACCAAAAAAGTTCTCTCCACCATCTACAACCCTGCCCAGATCACCACCCGTGAAGTCGAGGAGGACGTATTGCGGGTTCAGGACATCCTGAGCCTGCAACCACAGGATTTTTACATGATGACCTACGCTGGACGACATCGAGGCCGGACTTCCATCGTCAAGGACTCTAAACTGACCATCCAGTTTCCCGATGCTCCGGCTATCGTCAAGGCCGACCGCGAACAGGGAGAGCGTCATGCCGTCTGA